Proteins found in one Cobetia sp. L2A1 genomic segment:
- a CDS encoding UDP-2,3-diacylglucosamine diphosphatase, which produces MTAPRFPSRDDSCTGPAALGQVRTLFISDLHLGTPDCQAALLSKLLRRVRPERLYLVGDIVDLLAMRKRAVLDKDQQALVARVLRLARSGCEVIYIPGNHDAAFRRLCGLKLHNVSIERRAIHLTANGRRLLVSHGDEFDTHVRIAPWLLTLGDGMHGFILSLNRWCNRGRSLFGLPYWSLASALKRRSGTAQRYVAQFEEAAMRQARLEGLDGYVGGHIHQAGFRVEDGVLYCNDGDWVEHCTALAEDAEGALHLIDWQGQIMESAPRFVMSRQAVEEKSISPPIATPQAGAAHKTPEMAGV; this is translated from the coding sequence GGGCAGGTTCGTACCCTGTTCATTTCTGACCTGCATCTTGGCACGCCGGATTGTCAGGCGGCGCTGCTATCCAAGTTGCTGCGGCGCGTTCGCCCTGAGCGGCTCTATCTGGTGGGCGACATCGTGGACCTGCTCGCGATGCGCAAGCGCGCAGTGCTCGACAAGGACCAGCAGGCGCTGGTGGCGCGAGTACTGCGCTTGGCGCGCAGTGGTTGTGAAGTCATCTATATCCCCGGCAATCACGATGCTGCCTTTCGCCGCCTATGTGGCTTGAAGCTGCACAATGTCTCCATCGAGCGCCGCGCGATTCATCTCACTGCCAATGGTCGTCGTCTGTTGGTCTCACATGGCGACGAATTTGATACCCATGTACGCATCGCGCCGTGGTTGCTCACGCTAGGCGATGGCATGCACGGATTTATTCTGTCGCTCAATCGCTGGTGCAATCGTGGCCGCTCACTATTCGGGCTGCCGTACTGGTCGCTTGCCAGTGCGCTCAAGCGTCGCAGTGGTACAGCGCAGCGCTATGTCGCGCAGTTCGAGGAAGCCGCCATGCGTCAGGCACGACTGGAAGGTCTTGACGGTTATGTCGGCGGGCATATTCATCAGGCGGGATTTCGCGTCGAGGATGGTGTGCTCTACTGCAATGATGGCGATTGGGTCGAGCATTGCACTGCGCTGGCGGAAGACGCAGAGGGTGCGCTGCATCTGATTGATTGGCAGGGGCAGATCATGGAAAGCGCCCCGCGGTTCGTGATGTCGCGCCAGGCCGTCGAAGAAAAGTCCATCTCTCCACCTATCGCGACACCGCAGGCTGGCGCTGCACACAAGACTCCCGAGATGGCAGGAGTCTGA
- a CDS encoding AEC family transporter, whose amino-acid sequence MDHIDLQQPLWMLISFVVIGALCARRLAIDPRPIATLLIYVIAPLTFFRGLVLGEPSLSDLKLTLALFTLSSLICLLVRPLAAKFFPPQEAALLAFSSGTGNTGYFGLPVAMLLLPPEGVTQYLFCLLGITLYEFTLGFYVSARGQFSMRQSLAKIARLPMIYAFLAALLVSTLGISVPQAVLEGLNYFKYSYTVLGMMIIGMTLGGVSLREVDPRFILSATALRFVMWPLLSLGSVMLLGSLFTLDPILAKVFLLLGVVPMAANVVVLAIELNIQPAKGAIAVMLTTLAAPLVIPLYLSWMLTISGLG is encoded by the coding sequence ATGGATCATATCGACCTGCAGCAGCCTCTTTGGATGCTGATCAGCTTCGTTGTCATCGGTGCACTGTGCGCTCGACGGCTGGCCATCGACCCGCGCCCCATCGCGACGCTATTGATCTATGTGATCGCCCCGCTGACATTCTTTCGTGGCCTGGTACTCGGTGAACCCTCGCTGAGTGACCTGAAACTGACGCTGGCGCTGTTCACGTTGTCGAGTCTCATCTGCCTGCTGGTACGTCCGTTGGCCGCGAAATTCTTCCCCCCTCAGGAAGCCGCGCTACTGGCCTTCTCCTCTGGCACCGGCAATACCGGCTACTTCGGGTTGCCTGTCGCGATGCTGCTGTTACCTCCGGAAGGTGTCACCCAGTATCTGTTCTGCCTGCTCGGCATCACGCTGTATGAATTCACGCTGGGCTTCTACGTCAGTGCACGCGGCCAGTTCTCGATGCGCCAGAGTCTTGCCAAGATCGCTCGTCTGCCGATGATCTATGCCTTCCTGGCTGCACTGCTGGTCAGCACGCTGGGCATATCAGTGCCTCAAGCGGTATTGGAGGGGCTGAACTACTTCAAGTACAGCTATACGGTGCTGGGGATGATGATCATCGGCATGACGCTGGGAGGCGTCAGTCTGCGCGAGGTGGATCCGCGCTTCATCCTGTCCGCGACGGCACTGCGCTTCGTGATGTGGCCGCTGCTGAGTCTGGGTAGCGTGATGCTGCTGGGCAGCCTCTTCACGCTGGACCCGATACTGGCCAAGGTCTTCCTGCTGCTGGGCGTGGTACCGATGGCCGCCAATGTCGTGGTACTGGCCATCGAGTTGAACATTCAGCCTGCGAAGGGTGCGATCGCGGTCATGCTGACTACACTGGCCGCCCCGCTGGTCATCCCACTATATCTCTCATGGATGCTGACGATCAGCGGGCTGGGCTAG